The genomic region AAACGGGTTGGTGATAATGGCGTTGGAATTGGCGGCAAATGCCGGGGCGCCCTGCACAACGGTCACGTCGGGGTTGTAATAGCCTGACTGGTCGGCCTTCAGAACACCCACATTGCTGCCGGCGACGTAAAAGCCTTTGCCTTTACTGACTGCTTTCAGTAGAGCGATTAGATTTCCAACCAGAAGTTCGTGGATAAATGCGGCGAGTCCCATGACAAGGATGTGTCCGTTATGATATTCCGTACGGTAGGCGGTTTCGCTGAGAAATTCCATAAACTCGTCCCAGGAGGCGGGTATTTCTACCACTCCGCCCGCTTCGAGTTTAGTTACCTGAGCCTCGGTCAATTGGATCTTTTGCATCGTCTGCATGAGCATGCCAGTCCTCGTTTTAGATAAAGATACAGCAATTGCCTTTTACTGCCTATAAGAACGATAATACCCCACAGAGGTAACGCCTGTCTTAAGTAAAAAAGGCCAGCTTCCGGCTGGCCTTCTGGTTTTAGATTCCCGTGTAATTGTAAGGCGAAATGGCCCTGAGCTGGTTTTTCACTTCTTCCTGGATGTTCAGCCCGTCGATGAACCGGGCCATGGTCGCGGCGGTGATTTTTTCGTTCGTGCGGGTCAGGTCTTTCAGGGCTTCGTACGGTTTGGGATAGCCTTCGCGGCGCAGAATGGTCTGAATGGCTTCGGCGACGACCGCCCAGTTCTCCTCCAGATCCGCCTGAATAGCGGCTTCGTTCAGCTCCAGTTTGTTCAGGCCTTTCAGCAGGGCGTTCAGCGCGATAACCGAATGGGCAAACGGGACGCCCAGATTCCGGAGGACGGTCGAGTCGGTCAGGTCGCGCTGCAGGCGCGAAATGGGCAGCTTGGCCGAAAGATGCTCAAACAGCGCGTTGGCAATGCCGAGGTTTCCTTCCGAGTTCTCAAAATCAATCGGATTCACCTTGTGCGGCATGGCCGACGACCCCACTTCGCCCGCTTTGATTTTTTGCTTGAAATAATTCATCGAAATGTACGTCCACACGTCGCGGTCGAGGTCGATGAGGATGTTGTTGAGCCGTTTGAACGTGTCGAGCGCCGCCGCCAGCATGTCGTAATGCTCAATCTGCGTGGTGTACTGGCTCCGGCTCAGTCCCAGCCGACCGACAAACGTATTCCCGAAATTTACCCAGTCGATTTCCGGGTAAGCTACGGTATGGGCGTTGAAGTTGCCTGTCGCGCCGCCAAACTTGGCCGCCGCCGGAATGCCTTCCAATTGCCCCAGCTTCTTGCTGATGCGCTCGATAAACACCTGAAATTCCTTGCCCAGCCGGGTAGGAGAGGCCGGCTGGCCGTGCGTCCGGGCGAGCATCGGAATGCCTTTCCACTGCTCCGCCAGTTCCTGCAACCGGGCGAGTACCCGCTGGTAAAGCGGCACGACGACGTTGTCCAGCGCCTCTTTCAGCGACAGCGGAATGGCCGTGTTGTTGACGTCCTGCGAAGTCAGCCCGAAGTGGATGAACTCCAGCGAGTCGGCAATGGGCAGGTCGGCCAGCTTTTCCTTGATAAAATACTCGACGGCTTTCACGTCGTGGTTCGTCACGCTTTCAATTTCCTTGATGCGCAGCGCGTCGGCTTCCGTGAAGTTTTCGTACAAAGCCCGCAGCCGGGGAAATACGTCCGGTTGCACGTCGGACAGCTGCGGCAGCGGAATCTGGCAGAGTTCGATAAAGTATTCAACTTCAATGCGAATCCGGTAGCGGATAAGGCCCCATTCGGAGAAATAAGGAGCAAGAGCTTCGACCTGACGGCGGTAGCGGCCGTCGACGGGAGATATGGCAGTAAGCGCGGAAAGTTGCATAGGTTCTGTTACCAAACTGCAAAGGTACGATTTGGCGCCAAACGCAGCAGCAGGATTTTTTCTTGAACTATTTGAGGAAAAATTTGACAGAGACGCAATATCTTGCGGCCAATCGGTAGAGACGCAAAACCTGCTGTCTTTTCTGTACAACCCACTAACCTTTTGCCATGCAACCTTCCCCTTTTCTCGGCGAATTTGTCGGGACTTTAGTCCTTATTCTGCTCGGTAACGGCGTTGTCGCCAATGTCGTTCTCAAACAAACCAAAGGGCATGATGCAGGCTGGATCGTCATCACCACCGGCTGGGCTTTCGCCGTCACGATGGGCGTTTTTGTGGCCAAAGCGTTCGGGAGCCTCGACGCTCACCTGAATCCGGCGGTTACCGTGGCGTTTGCCGTGGCGACCAATGATTTCAGCCATATTATTCCCTACAGCGTGGCCCAGCTGGCCGGGGCGTTTGTCGGCGCCGCGCTGGTCTGGATTTTTTACGGTCCCCACTGGGCGGCCACGCCCGATCCCGCTGCCAAACTGGCCTGCTTCGCCACGGGCCCGGCGATTCGGAGCTTTGGCGCCAACTTTCTGAGTGAAGCGATTGCCACCATCGTGCTGATTCTGGGGCTGGCCGGGATTTCGTCCAAATCGCTGGGTGAACTGGCCATCGGCATCGGACCGTACCTGGTCGGCATTCTGGTGTGGAGCATCGGTCTGTCGCTGGGCGGCCCGACCGGCTACGCCATCAACCCGGTCCGGGATTTGGGACCCCGGCTGGCGCATGCGGCTCTGCCGGTCGCCGGAAAAGGCTCGTCCGACTGGGGCTACAGCTGGATTCCGGTCGTCGGTCCGCTGGTCGGGGGCGCGCTGGGCGGTATCCTGATCCGCCTGTTCGCTTTATAAAGTTGCCAAACGGCAGGCAGGCCCTGCCCGGCATTAATCATTCAGTCATTCCATCAATCACTCATTCAGTATTTCCATGCCCAATTATATCGCCGCCATCGACCAGGGCACAACCAGCACCCGCTGCATCATTTTCGACCGGCAGGGAGCCATCGTTTCGGTCGGACAGAAAGAACATACCCAGATTTATCCGCAACCCGGCTGGGTAGAACATGACCCGGAAGAAATCTGGCGAAATACGCTGGAGGTCATCGCCGTGGCCCGGATCAACGCCCGGATCGAGAGCAGTTCCGACATTGCGGCCGTCGGCATCACCAATCAGCGCGAAACGACCGTCGTCTGGAACCGGCGCACGGGCAAACCCTACTACAACGCGCTGGTCTGGCAGGATACCCGGACGGGCGAGCTGGTCAGTCAGTTTGCCGAAAATGGCGGCCAGGATCGCTTCCGTGCCAAAACCGGCCTGCCGCTGGCGACGTATTTCAGCGGGCTCAAAATCCGCTGGATTCTGGATAACGTGCCCGGTGTGCGGGAAGATGCCGAGCGGGGTTACGCCTTGTTTGGCAACATGGACACGTTTCTGACCTGGCACCTGACCGGCGGAACCTACAACGGCCAGCACCTGACCGACGTGACCAACGCCAGCCGCACCCAGCTCATGAACCTGGAAACGCTCGACTGGGACGATGACCTGCTGGCGGACTTCAACATTCCCCGGGCCATGCTGCCGCAGATTCGGCCGAGCAGTGAGGTATACGGCAAAATTGCGTCGGAAGTGCTGCCCGGGGTGCCCATCGCGGGGATTCTCGGCGACCAGCAGGCCGCACTGTTCGGACAAATCTGTTTCGAGCCGGGAATGGCCAAGAACACCTACGGCACCGGCTGCTTTCTGCTGATGAATACCGGCACCGAGCTTCGCCACTCGACCTGCGGCCTGCTGACGACGGTGGCCTTTCAGGCGGCCGGACAGCCCGCCCATTATGCGCTCGAAGGCAGCGTAGCCATCACCGGGGCGCTGGTGCAGTGGCTCCGGGACAATCTGGGTCTTATTCAGGCCAGTTCGGATGTGGACACCCTCGCCCGGACGGTGGAGGACAACGGTGGGGCTTACTTCGTCCCGGCCTTTTCCGGCCTGTACGCTCCGTACTGGAAAGCCGATGCCCGGGGTGTCATCGCCGGCCTGACGCGCTACGTGAACAAAGGCCACATCGCCCGGGCGGTGCTGGAGGCGACGGCTTATCAGACGCTCGACGTGGTGAAAGCCATGGCCGAAGATGCTGGTATCGAGCTGAAATCCCTGCGGGTGGACGGCGGGATGACGGTGAACGAACTGCTCATGCAGTTTCAGGCGGATATGCTGGGCGTTCCCGTGGTGCGGCCGACCATCACTGAAACGACGGCGCTCGGCGCGGCGTATGCGGCCGGGCTGGCCGTGGGTTATTGGAGCAATCTGGACGATCTGCGCCAGAACTGGGGCGTCGACCGGACGTTTGAGCCGCAGATGGAAGAAGCCAAACGAACAAAGCTGTACAAAGGCTGGCAAAAAGCCGTTGAACGCTCCTTTGCCTGGGAAGACTAAGCGGTTGGTTCGGGGCAGCCGGAATTAAATCCGCTGTCCCCGAACTGCATTCCCGGACAGTTCTATTATTTTTGCGGCCGTACCTTCACGTGTGTAGCTGGAAATGACCCATCAACTCAAACTCAAAAAGCCGCTGGCTTTCTTCGACCTCGAAACTACGGGCATCGATGTCATGAAAGACCGCATTGTTGAAATCAGCATTGCCAAAGCCCTGCCCGGCGGCGAGGTGGTCGTTAAAACACACAAAGTTAACCCGACGGTCCCCATTCCTTACGAGACGAGCCTGATCCACGGTATCTACGACGAGGACATAAAAGACGCTCCGACCTTCAGGGTCATTGCCCGGCAGCTCGCCCAGTTTCTGGACGGCTGCGATCTGGCCGGCTACAACTGCAACCGCTTCGACGTGCCGCTGATGGTCGAGGAGTTTCTGCGGGCCAATGTCGATTTTGACCTGAAAAACCGCAAACTCATCGACGTTCAGCGCATTTTTCACCTCATGGAGCCCCGGACGCTGACGGCGGCCTACAAGTTTTTCTGCGGAAAAGCCCTCGAAAACGCCCACAGTGCCGAAGCCGACACCCTGGCCACGGCCGAAATTCTGGACGCTATGGTGAAACGCTACGAAGGCGAGTCGGTTCGGGATGAGCGCGGCACCGAAATCGTCATCAGCAACGACGTGGAGACGCTGAATAAAATCATGATCAACAACAATGTCGATCTGATGGGCCGCATGGTGTACAACAACGACGGTCTGGAAGTCTTTAATTTCGGCAAACACAAAGGCCGGCCGGTGACGGATGTTCTTCAGAAAGAGCCGTCTTTCTACGACTGGTTTATCAAAAGCGAGTTTTCGCTGGACAGCAAGCGGCGCCTGACCGAAATCAAATTGCGGATGCTGACGCACCGGTGATTTAATGACTTCTTTTACCTAACTTTGCCCCGTCTTTTTCCGGCTTTGTGCCTTTTTCGGAAAAGCCTTCTGATGAAGACCGTAACGTTTTAAAGAACCTAAACTGGCATGGAACCAACCCAGGTACCCGTACAGATTCCCGAAGTTATTCAGTTAATAGATCTGAAGTATTACCTCATCATCGCCACGGCCCTGTTTGTTATCGGCATCATCGGCGTACTGACCCGGCGCAACGCCATCATCATTTTTATGTCGATTGAGCTGATGCTCAACGCTGTAAACCTGCTCCTGATTGCTTTCTCGTCGTACCGTGCCGACCCGACCGGGCAGGTGTTCGTCTTCTTCATCATGGCGGTAGCGGCGGCGGAGGTTGCCGTCGGGCTGGCCATTATCGTGATGATCTACCGCAATGTCCGGTCTATCGACGTCGGCCTGCTGAATAAACTCAAGTGGTAAGTCAAAAATGCTGAATGTTGAATGTTGAATGCTGAATGAGGTGCCTTGTCGGCCCGTCCGTTCAACACTCCCCATTCAAAATTCAGAATTCAAAATTCAGAATTCATTGGTTATGCAGACGGATTTACTGGTAAAACTAATACCCCTTTTTCCTCTTCTTGGCTTTCTGATTAACGGGCTGGGCTTCCGGCGCGTCCCGAACGGACTCGTGGGCCTCGTCAGTTCGGCGGCGGCTCTGGCTTCGTTTGTGTGCGTGGCGCTGATCTTCAGCGGTTTCGCCGGTCCGCAGCCCGAGAAAGTGCTCCTCTTCGACTGGATTACGGTGGGCAATTTCAACATTCCCTTCTCTTTCCAGATCGACCAGTTGTCGCTGGTGATGCTGCTGATCGTGACGGGCGTCGGCTCGCTGATTCACATTTATTCCATCGGCTACATGCACCACGATGGGGGCTACGGCAAGTTCATGGCTTTCCTGAACCTGTTCCTTTTCTTCATGCTGCTGCTGGTGATGGGTTCCAACTACGTCATCATGTTCATCGGCTGGGAAGGGGTCGGGCTGTGCTCGTACCTGCTCATCGGCTTCTGGAACAAGAATACGGCCTATAACAACGCGGCCCGCAAGGCTTTCGTAATGAACCGCATCGGCGATCTGGGCTTTCTGCTGGGTATTTTCATGCTGATGGGCGTTTTCGGCACGGTTGAATACACGGGTATTTTCGAGCAGGCTGGTTCCGGCCGGTTTGCCATCGGCGACGGAACGATGGTCGCCATCACCCTGCTCCTGTTTGTCGGCGCGATGGGTAAGTCCGCGCAGATTCCGCTGTACACCTGGCTGCCCGACGCGATGGCCGGTCCGACGCCCGTTTCGGCCCTGATTCACGCCGCGACGATGGTGACGGCCGGGATTTACATGGTCGTCCGCTCGAACGTGCTGTACACGCTGGCTCCGCTGACGCTGGAAATCATCGGCGGTATTGCCATTGCCACGGCCCTGCTGGCCGCTTCGATTGGTCTGGTGCAGAACGACATCAAGAAAGTGCTGGCCTATTCGACGGTATCCCAGCTTGGATACATGTTCCTTGGACTGAGTGTGATGGGTTACACGGCGGGCATGTTCCACGTCATGACGCACGCATTCTTCAAGGCGCTGCTCTTCCTCGGAGCCGGTAGCGTCATTCACGCCATGTCCGACGAGCAGGACATTCGTCGGATGGGCGGCCTGCGCAAGTACCTGCCGATCACGTTCATTACGTTCCTGATCGCGACGATTGCCATTGCCGGGATTCCGCCGTTTGCCGGGTTCTTCTCCAAAGACGAAATCCTGATGCATGTCTACGAGCACAACAAAGTGCTGTGGGCGCTCGGCGTGGTTGGCTCGGCCATGACCTCTTTTTACATGTTCCGGCTCCTGTTCCTGACGTTCTTCGGCCGTTTCCGCGGCACCGAACACCAGCGCGAACACCTGCACGAGTCGCCGGCGACCATGACCGTTCCGCTGCTGGTGCTGGCCGTGCTGTCGGTGCTGGGCGGTTTCCTGAACGTACCGGAAGTGCTGGGCGGCGAAGCCCGTCTGGCTCAGTTCCTCAGCCCGATTTTCGACCTGTCGCGCAAGGTAGCCCCGAACGCCTTCGGCGAAACCCTGCTGACCCATAGCGACGAATACATGCTGATGGGTATTTCAACGGGTGTGGCTCTCATAATGGCCGTTGCGGCCTACGTGGTCTACGTTCAGCGGGGTGTGCTGCCCGAGTCGGACCTGGTCGAACGCCCGGTGACCGAAAAGGTGCTTTACAACAAATATTACATCGACGAATTGTACGAGACCATCATCATCAAGCCGATGCGCGGCCTGTCCGATGTGCTGTACAGCTTCGGCGAGTTCCTGATCGACGGCATCGTAAGCGGTACGGCCTGGGGCGTGAAAGGGCTGGCGGGCGGTGCCCGGCGGCTGCAGAGCGGCTCCATCAGCTTCTACGTTTTTGCGATGGTCGTCGGTATTGTCCTGATTCTGGGAGTACGGTTCTTTGTTCGATTCTAAAATCGTTTAAAGTTTAAAGTTGAAGTTTAACGCGGGTCAGTACGAAACACCTTAAACCTTTAACTTTAAACCTTAAACCCTTATACGGTTTATGCTAACTCTTTCGCTGATTCTGTTCCCGGTGGTGGCGGCCCTGCTGGTGCTGGCTGTCCGGGGCCAACAAACGAAACAACTGGCCTTTGCGGCGGCCCTGATCGAACTGGGGCTGGCCGCCTATGCCTTTCTGAACTTCCGGGCGGATACGTCGTCGCAGTTTGGGTTCGATTACCCCTGGCTGGTCAATGCGGGCATTCGCTTCAGCGCGGGCATCGACGGCGTGAGCATCCTGCTCGTGGTGCTCACCGGCCTGCTGACGCCGCTGATCGTACTTTCGGCTTTCCAGCGGAACTACGACCGGCCGAACGTCTTTTTTGCCCTGATTTTATTCATGCAGGCGGCTCTGATGGGTGTTTTCACGGCCCGAGACGCTTTCCTGTTCTATCTGTTCTTCGAAGCGGCGCTGATTCCGATCTACTTCCTGGCGGCTCTCTGGGGCGGCGAAGACCGGATTCGGGTGACCTTCAAATTCTTCCTCTACACCATCTTCGGTAGCCTGTTCATGCTGGTGGCGCTGGTGTATCTCTATTTCCAGACGCCCGGCAGCCACTCCGCCGCCATCGTTGATCTGTACAACCTGAAACTGACGCCGGAAGCGCAGGGCTGGATTTTCTGGGCGTTCTTTATTGCCTTTGCCATCAAAATGCCGGTGTTCCCCTTCCATACCTGGCAGCCGGACACCTATACCGAATCGCCGACGCAGGCAACCATGCTGCTGGCCGGAATCATGCTGAAAATGGGCGTGTACGGCGTTATTCGCCTGCTGCTGCCCATTGCGCCGGCGGGGGTGGACATCTGGGGCTCCACGGCCATCGTGCTCTCGGTCATCGGCATCGTCTACGGGTCGATCATCGCCATTCGCCAGCGCGACATCAAGCGCCTGATTGCTTATTCGTCCTTTGCCCACGTCGGGCTGATGGCGGCGGGTGTTTTTTCGCAGACGACCAACGGCGTACAGGGTGCCCTGGTGCAGATGCTGGCGCACGGCATCAACGTGGTCGGGATGTTCTTCGTGGCTGACGTCATCATGTCGCGCACGCAAACCCGTCTGATCGACCAGATGGGCGGCATCACGCAGCACACGCCGAAACTGACGGTTTATTTCATGATTATCCTGCTGGGCAGCGTGGCCCTGCCGCTGACGAATGGTTTTGTGGGCGAGTTCCTGCTGCTGTCGGGCGTATTCCAGTACAACCCGGTGCTCGGGGCGGTGGCCGGTACCACCATCATCCTCGGGGCGGTTTACATGCTGCGGCTGTTCCAGAAAACGATGTTTGGCAAGAAAACCGAACTGACCGAAACGTTCACGGACGTGGCCGGCAGCGAAAACTGGGTGCTGATTCCGCTTTGCATCATGGTGCTCTGGATCGGCGTAGTCCCCAATGCCTTCCTGAAGGTAACCGAACCCGCCGTAACCAGTTTGTTGCAGATCATTAACCAATAACCGTTTTAAGGTTTAACGTTGAACGTTTAAGGCGCAACCACCCGGTTTTTTCACAAACGTTCAACCTTCAACCTTACACCTTAAACGATATTACCGAAATATGCTGCCCATCGTTCTTTTATCCGTCTTCGGGATTGTGATGCTGTTTCTGGGCTTTATGAAGTCCCGGGCGGTTTTGCTGCCTGCTGCGCTGCTGTTTCTGCTGGTTGCCCTCGGCACCAGCTTTCTGGACTGGGGCCATTCGTATCTGTATTTCCGGGATATGCTGCTGGTGAACAACCAGACCATTCTGTTCTCGGCCATTACCATGCTTTCGGCTTTTATGGTCATCGCGCTTTCGGGCGATTTCCTGCAGGATGAGGCGGCCCAGCCTGCCGAGTACTACGCCATCATGCTCTTCTCCATCGTGGGGGCCATCATGATGATCGGCTTCGAAAACCTGATTATGCTGTTCGTCGGCGTGGAAATTCTGTCGGTATCCATGTACGTACTGACGGGCTCCGACAAGAAGAATATCCGTTCGAACGAGGCGGCGCTGAAGTATTTTCTGATGGGTGCGTTTGCCACGGGGATTATGCTGTTTGGCATGGCCCTGCTGTACGGCGCGGTTGGCTCCTTTACCATCACCGACATTACGGCCTTTGTTTCCCTCTCGCGGGGTGGCATTTCGCTGCTGCTGCTGATGGGCCTGATGCTGGTGCTGATCGGCATGCTTTTCAAAGTCTCGGCGGCTCCTTTCCACTTCTGGACGCCGGACGTGTACGACGGCGCTCCAACGCTGTTCACCGCCTTCATGTCCACGGTCGTGAAAACGGCGGGCTTTGCCGCCCTGCTGCGGCTGCTGATGGCCGTATCGGCGACGAGCATGTACGACCGCTGGTGGCAGATCGTGGCCGGCATTACCGTGCTGACCCTGCTGGCCGGTAATCTGACGGCCGTTTACCAGAACAGCTTCAAACGGATGATGGCCTATTCGAGCATCTCCCATGCCGGTTATCTGCTCATCGCGCTGGCCGCCCTCGGGCAGCAGAGCAACGGCGCGCTGGCGTTTTATTCCCTGGCCTATTCGGTAGCCACCATCGCCGCTTTCGGGATTCTGCTGCTGGTCGCCAAACAGCGCGGCAAAGACGGGCAGCGCGACGAAACTTACGAGGCGTTCAACGGACTGGCAAAACAGAATCCGCTGCTGGCCTTTATTCTGGCCGTTTCCATGCTGTCGCTGGCGGGTATTCCGCTGACGGCCGGGTTCTGGGGAAAATTTATGGTATTTTCCACCGCCGTGGAGAAAGGAATGGTATGGATGTTGGTAGTAGCAGTACTGATGTCGGCCGTGGGGATCTACTATTATTTCCGGGTAGTGATCGCGATGTATTTCCGGACGGGCGAAGTTACGGCAATCCGGGTAGCGCCGTTTTACCGCATTGTGTTGATTGTAGCGACTGTTCTGACGATTGTTCTGGGCCTGGCCCCGGGGCTGGTGCAGGGATTGATATAACAAAGACCTGTACCATTAACTCATAAACGCCCGCTAATCCTTTCGGTTGGCGGGCGGTTTGGTATTTTTGTATGTCATCAAAAGGGGAAACCCGCGTGTTGCATTGATTAGCGTGGAGAACACAAGCCGGCTTAACGTAAAGAAGGAAGCTAAAAGTTTCTTTTCGTTTTTTCTGACGGCCCTGCTTGGGGCGACGGTCAATTTTTTGAGCCGGATATTTTACCGGGAGTATTTCGATTTTGATACCAGCGTGTTTTTGGGGTATACCACCGCAACAATCGTCAGTTTTATTCCATCCAAACTGTTTGCTTTCTCGGCCAAAGGAACCGGAAACACGTATCGGGAGGCCGTAAAATTTGTCTTTATTGCCCTGGTAGCCCTCGTTGTACAGGTGTATGTGGCCAAGGCGGCCCTCCTCTGGATTGCCAATCCCCTTTTCCCAGAAGTAAAGGAACTGTACCGGGAAACCGGCTCGCACGTGGTCGGGATGGGATTCAGCTTTCTGGCCAATTACTTCGGCCACAAAATGCTGACCTTCCGAAGTACGGGTGTTTACGACAAATTCAAGGCCCGCGCCAATCGGGGCGTTTAAAAACGACCTATAACGTTATTATTTTAGGATAAAATTTATTTATAAACATATTTTATAAACAACTTCTTGCGGTTTAGGCTATTATCTTATTTTTGCGCCTTAAACCTTAAATGCCACTTAAACACAATGAAAAAAGTATTCGCCATCCTGTTCGTAGGTTCAATGGTTGCTTTCGCCGCTTGTGACAGCAAACCCAAAACGGAAGAAACTTCAGCTACGGCTGCCGACAGCTCAGCTATGGTAACGTCTGACAGCACGGCCATGACGACTGACAGCGCCGCTGTTTCAGCCGACACGACGGCTGCTGCCGATTCTACGAAGTAATCAATCGGTACGCACCGGTCAACTTCCCGAAAAAGCCCTATCTTGCATAGGGCTTTTTCTTTTTTTGTGCAAAACCACCGCTTTCCCGACCTTGTCCCCGCGGCCGCCGCTGATTATTGCCTGGCCCTGTGGACAACCCACCAATTCATCTTTAAGGTTACCCGTCCGCGGCAGACCAAGTTAGGCGACTTCCGGGCCGCTCCCGGATTGCCCTGCGTCATTACCGTTAACGAAAACCTGAATCCGTACGCCTTCCTGATAACCTACCTGCACGAAGTGGCCCATCTGCTTGTCTACCAGCAGTGGCGACAGTCGGGGCGGCGGCGCAGGCCCGAACCGCATGGCGAAGCCTGGAAGCAGGCGTTCCGGGAGGTGGCCCAACCCGTTCTGAATCAATCTGTTTTTCCGGATGTCATCTTAACGCCGTTACTTTCGTATCTTCGTAATCCGGCGGCGTCGACCGGCGCAGACCCGGCCCTGACCCATGCCCTTCGGCAGGCGGACCAGCAGCCGGAAAACCAGTGTCTGCTCATCGATCTGCCGGAGGGAGCCGGGTTCCGTTTTCTGCAAAAAGCCTACGTACGAGGCATGAAACGCCGGACCCGCATCGTTTGTACTGAAACAGGCACCCGCCGCCGGGTGTCGATCTGGGCTCATGTTTGGGTGGAAAAGCTTTAACGCTCTAGTTTTACTGGTCGTGCTAATTGGAACCGCAGGAAATGCGGTAGCCCAGTCGGGGGAATCCGTGCTGAAAACCGGCACGTGGTACCGGCTCGCTGTTACCAAAACGGGCGTGCATAAACTGGATGCCGCTTACCTCCGCAAAATCGGCCTTTCCACCAACGGGCTCAACCCGCAGAACATCCGGATTTTTGGCAACGGCGGCGCTCCGCTGCCCCAGGCCAATGCCCGACCCCGACCGCTGGACCTGACCGAAAACGCAATTCTGGTCAGCGGCGAAGCCGACGGTCGGTTCGACGCCGCCGATGCGGTGTACTTCTTCGCCCGGAGTCCGCACCTGATTTATGTGGATTCTACGGCGCAGGATGGGGCCGGTCCCCGCCTGACGCACCGGCTTAATCCGTATTCGGACACCACCTATTACTACCTGACGGTCACGCCCCAGCAGACGGGCCTCCGGATACGGACCTCTCCGTTTTCGGCTCCCAACGCTCCGCTGATCAGCCGCGGCGACGATTATATTTTTCACGAAAAAGAGCTGGTCAACCGTGCGCAGTCCGGCCGGGAATGGTACGGGGAGTCTTTTGGCCTGTCGTCGGAGCAGACCTTCAGCCTCAATGTAAACGGGCTGGTCGCCGGCCGACCGGCGCTGGTCACA from Tellurirhabdus rosea harbors:
- a CDS encoding Uma2 family endonuclease, producing the protein MQTMQKIQLTEAQVTKLEAGGVVEIPASWDEFMEFLSETAYRTEYHNGHILVMGLAAFIHELLVGNLIALLKAVSKGKGFYVAGSNVGVLKADQSGYYNPDVTVVQGAPAFAANSNAIITNPFLVVEVFSESTAAYDYLHKLPKYVQIDSIQAVVFVDRFDTSVIVAERGDQPNVWTHTHYFKLTEVAKAGIFELPLTEIFADLPEEK
- the purB gene encoding adenylosuccinate lyase, with the protein product MQLSALTAISPVDGRYRRQVEALAPYFSEWGLIRYRIRIEVEYFIELCQIPLPQLSDVQPDVFPRLRALYENFTEADALRIKEIESVTNHDVKAVEYFIKEKLADLPIADSLEFIHFGLTSQDVNNTAIPLSLKEALDNVVVPLYQRVLARLQELAEQWKGIPMLARTHGQPASPTRLGKEFQVFIERISKKLGQLEGIPAAAKFGGATGNFNAHTVAYPEIDWVNFGNTFVGRLGLSRSQYTTQIEHYDMLAAALDTFKRLNNILIDLDRDVWTYISMNYFKQKIKAGEVGSSAMPHKVNPIDFENSEGNLGIANALFEHLSAKLPISRLQRDLTDSTVLRNLGVPFAHSVIALNALLKGLNKLELNEAAIQADLEENWAVVAEAIQTILRREGYPKPYEALKDLTRTNEKITAATMARFIDGLNIQEEVKNQLRAISPYNYTGI
- a CDS encoding MIP/aquaporin family protein, coding for MQPSPFLGEFVGTLVLILLGNGVVANVVLKQTKGHDAGWIVITTGWAFAVTMGVFVAKAFGSLDAHLNPAVTVAFAVATNDFSHIIPYSVAQLAGAFVGAALVWIFYGPHWAATPDPAAKLACFATGPAIRSFGANFLSEAIATIVLILGLAGISSKSLGELAIGIGPYLVGILVWSIGLSLGGPTGYAINPVRDLGPRLAHAALPVAGKGSSDWGYSWIPVVGPLVGGALGGILIRLFAL
- the glpK gene encoding glycerol kinase GlpK: MPNYIAAIDQGTTSTRCIIFDRQGAIVSVGQKEHTQIYPQPGWVEHDPEEIWRNTLEVIAVARINARIESSSDIAAVGITNQRETTVVWNRRTGKPYYNALVWQDTRTGELVSQFAENGGQDRFRAKTGLPLATYFSGLKIRWILDNVPGVREDAERGYALFGNMDTFLTWHLTGGTYNGQHLTDVTNASRTQLMNLETLDWDDDLLADFNIPRAMLPQIRPSSEVYGKIASEVLPGVPIAGILGDQQAALFGQICFEPGMAKNTYGTGCFLLMNTGTELRHSTCGLLTTVAFQAAGQPAHYALEGSVAITGALVQWLRDNLGLIQASSDVDTLARTVEDNGGAYFVPAFSGLYAPYWKADARGVIAGLTRYVNKGHIARAVLEATAYQTLDVVKAMAEDAGIELKSLRVDGGMTVNELLMQFQADMLGVPVVRPTITETTALGAAYAAGLAVGYWSNLDDLRQNWGVDRTFEPQMEEAKRTKLYKGWQKAVERSFAWED
- a CDS encoding exonuclease domain-containing protein, encoding MTHQLKLKKPLAFFDLETTGIDVMKDRIVEISIAKALPGGEVVVKTHKVNPTVPIPYETSLIHGIYDEDIKDAPTFRVIARQLAQFLDGCDLAGYNCNRFDVPLMVEEFLRANVDFDLKNRKLIDVQRIFHLMEPRTLTAAYKFFCGKALENAHSAEADTLATAEILDAMVKRYEGESVRDERGTEIVISNDVETLNKIMINNNVDLMGRMVYNNDGLEVFNFGKHKGRPVTDVLQKEPSFYDWFIKSEFSLDSKRRLTEIKLRMLTHR
- the nuoK gene encoding NADH-quinone oxidoreductase subunit NuoK; amino-acid sequence: MEPTQVPVQIPEVIQLIDLKYYLIIATALFVIGIIGVLTRRNAIIIFMSIELMLNAVNLLLIAFSSYRADPTGQVFVFFIMAVAAAEVAVGLAIIVMIYRNVRSIDVGLLNKLKW
- the nuoL gene encoding NADH-quinone oxidoreductase subunit L, with product MQTDLLVKLIPLFPLLGFLINGLGFRRVPNGLVGLVSSAAALASFVCVALIFSGFAGPQPEKVLLFDWITVGNFNIPFSFQIDQLSLVMLLIVTGVGSLIHIYSIGYMHHDGGYGKFMAFLNLFLFFMLLLVMGSNYVIMFIGWEGVGLCSYLLIGFWNKNTAYNNAARKAFVMNRIGDLGFLLGIFMLMGVFGTVEYTGIFEQAGSGRFAIGDGTMVAITLLLFVGAMGKSAQIPLYTWLPDAMAGPTPVSALIHAATMVTAGIYMVVRSNVLYTLAPLTLEIIGGIAIATALLAASIGLVQNDIKKVLAYSTVSQLGYMFLGLSVMGYTAGMFHVMTHAFFKALLFLGAGSVIHAMSDEQDIRRMGGLRKYLPITFITFLIATIAIAGIPPFAGFFSKDEILMHVYEHNKVLWALGVVGSAMTSFYMFRLLFLTFFGRFRGTEHQREHLHESPATMTVPLLVLAVLSVLGGFLNVPEVLGGEARLAQFLSPIFDLSRKVAPNAFGETLLTHSDEYMLMGISTGVALIMAVAAYVVYVQRGVLPESDLVERPVTEKVLYNKYYIDELYETIIIKPMRGLSDVLYSFGEFLIDGIVSGTAWGVKGLAGGARRLQSGSISFYVFAMVVGIVLILGVRFFVRF